The Micromonas commoda chromosome 1, complete sequence region ATATTTAGCGATGCAACTGCGTGCTTTTAAACCGAGCCCGGCAAAATTTTGCATCATGCGACGCCTCAGTCCATTCCATGCCATGTTGAGTTCTCCATTTATtaggagaagaaggcgatAAGTATCGAGTCCAGTCATTGGATCGATGCCGGGAGAAGCCAAACCACCATCACTTTCATTTTGATGATTGCAGGCTCGCCTGTGTGCCGCCGATATATAATTATACACCGGCACAAGCGCGTTTATAGCAATAGCGAGTTTGTGCCCGACCAACAGGAAGGCTCCGGGCACGGCAGTACTCGTGACGATCCCTCCAGGGGGAAAGCTTTCCCCGAAGACGTCAGAAGGTGCTGCCGAAGGCAAAAATGCTAGCTCGTCGATTAAGGGGTCGTCGACGAGAGTACTGCTCAGCTCGGATACAAGCTCCGCGACAACAGATAATGGTGAGTGAAGTGTCGTGTTTGGCTTCAGTCGATTCACTTCCGTCCCCAGCGTGCTTGTCGCGCTTCCAAAGTTCATTCGGGTAGTTCTGCATGGGATATAATTTGCGCGATTTTCGGTTGGGATGACATGCATAATGGTATTAGTACTGATCGTTTCAAAACAGAACCATGAAGAAGTTCACAGCGATCACTGGGAAAGGAGGGGAGGTATCCCAGAATCAATTTAGTCCTAAAAGTCCTTTTACAAAGAACCTTTATTTAACACCTCATAAACTAAAAGCAAGTCACTCTCGTCGACTTTCGGTTTGCAGGGAGGATGATATCCAGTATCTTACACATAAGTGCGTGTACGAAGCTCATGTGTACGAAGTAGCTTCCCCACTCTATCCACGCACGTGTGGGCCAGAGCCTGATTCAGATTCTCTATGTCACGAGTGCCACGGGCCTCCCAAACCCAACCGAATACCATCTGGATGGCATAATATcatattctggatttcaggcaGCTGTATGTGGACACCCCGGAGATACTACTACTACTgctactactactactactactactactactactactactaccgTATGGGAGGATTAACTCAAGAATGACGAGTTTATCTGAAAATTTTCAACCGGGCGGACAAATCTGAAAATTTTCCCCTCAGGGGTGTCCACAGCtgcctgaaatccagaatattGCGTAAGTGCCTCCCTTTTGAATGACCCACGATTTATGACTTATTATTCATCGatacatcggtcaacttcgacgtgTGCCACCGCCTCTTCCAAAGACGCGTTAGCGTGATACTATTGTCTACAAGATGCGTGTCAATGAGGCCGACGACTAAGTGCACGCCAACGGCATCGAATACGACGTCACGCTGAGCGGCTGTCGTCAAACGGACGGGAAAGCGTCACACAGTGTTTTTAGTCAATAAAAAATGAACTACCGACGATCGCACGGCGATCCAGTCTGTGGGTTTTGTAaatgatcgagctctcgaccaatcagaacACGAATAAAATGGGGACACGACCGGAAAATTACCGGGTTGGAATGTGGTGCTAATGGGAATTTAGCTCTTCGAGCTAAAAGCCCAAATTATTTTTAATAGGATCTCAATAGTCTATATTGATATTCTATTTATATAATATATATATGGATAGTCAATATATTTTATATTAGTTTCTCACTAGTCGCTCGCTGTAATATATGTCGTTGGCTCGTTGATTTCGTTGACTTTTAGTAGTCTagttgactcgttgactgacacagggtcgcgcgtgttttttcCCCTATGGCGCCTAGTCAGGCCCAagtcaggacggcgagcgcggtgagcggctCACTAATACGCTGTTCGACGCCAAAGATGGACGGCATCATTATCAGTAGTGCGCACAGGTGttgccgagctcgcgtcgtcagATATTGCGTTGCAACTGAACTTTTAGCAGTTGTCGTCTTTCCACCGAGCTGGTGGACGTTCGCCCATGAGAGGATCGTGTTCATTGGAGAGCACATCCTTTGCTATCAATTCTTAACTCGGGAAAAGCGGGTCGTTATGGTAGATGGAGTGACACCGGGTGCTAGCGTAGACAGATTTTATCAAGTTAACCCTACTTTTTGGGTCGTATAAAATATGAAGATGATGTAGAGAAACCAGTGGACTTCAGACAACTTTTTCTGGTCCCGGTTCACGGTGCCGAAAGTTTGTCTACCGCATGATGAAGACGCCGATATGTCTTAGGCAGGCGTGTTCAAAAGCGCCGTCGAAGTTGTGCGGGTGACGTGGCGTAGGCCAACCAACACCATGCGTCAATCAAATTCCAGGTTACCGGGAGCTGTCTTCGGCTCAACTCGTTGATCTGTTCGATATGTTATTAATCTTGCTTCGGTGCTTCCTTGGTTGCATTGACCTGCTCCTCGCCCATCGATTTCAAAACAGTGAGGACGAGTTCTTTTCCTTCGTCCCATTGCGCCTGTATCTGTCTGGCAAGAGCTTCGGCATCGTCGTGGCCACTGGGAAGCTTCAGATCCTCTCGGACATTTCCCGAGTCATCCATGAGACCAAGCTGTGAAGAGAGCAACAATATTCAGAAAATCATAATACGCGATATGGCTCCCCCGACCATGTAGGATTAAAATTTGTTGAGTTGAGAAGATCAGGTGAAAAACTTACAAAGCCCTCGTCGTTCAGATCGACTAGGGTGTAGTCTTCGCGCGAGACTATTGGCACCTACATCAACAGACGAGTTAGATTCTCATCCCGTCAGGGGAACGAGGGGGCGCAGGGGCGATCGCTCCACGTGGGCTTACGACTCGTAACCGGCATTACGCTCTGGTACGTGAGACTCGTTCCCAGCATCTTGCGCAGGCACAGTTGGTCCAAAGAAATCCGGAAAGAAAAAAATTATGGCGAGGGTTGCTGACCTCTAAGTTGTGGGAAGAAGGTACGAGCTCTTCCATCTTCTTTCCGGTGAAAATATCGGTGGCTGTGAAGTGACACTTGGCGTGGCCGTGTTTTCCAGTCTTCGAAGTCGTCACATCGATGACCTAATTTAAGTTCGGGTTTGAAGAGGATGTTAAGTTCCGAGTCGACTGAAAGAGACGCGCGAAGAAGGTGGTGCACGGCGTTAACTACTCCCGTAAAGCGATGTAGAAATCACAAGACGGAAGGCAGGCAATGATCGGTCCAAACATTCGGAAAAAAGGAAGACGAAAACGATTAGGCCGATCGTGGCTGGAAACATAGGCCAAGCATCTAAGTTACtgtctcctcggcgccgaagaGGTGTCGGAAACGCACCTTAGTGGGGCGGCCCTTGATCACCATAAAACCTCCCTTACGGACGTTACCCGCTTGCATCGGGATCGTCGTGGAGGCGCCGGAATCGGCAGTTTCAAACTGTTCGACATCTTCATCATCGGACATGGCGAAATGAATGGATCGAGGGTTGCTAAGTTGGCTTGGCCCGTGTCCGTGACGGATGTTTCTGATACTCCTAAAACCCTACGAAGGTAAAACCCGGAAGGAGGTCTTCGTGTTGCACAATGCGAGGAATGATATCCCAGTAGTTTAATATGATAACTAGTTATCAtatctagctagctagacaAGTTATGTTTTACGAAACAAATAAAGATATTCTAACACTTGCATATACTCATATGGACTGATGGATATGTGTGATGTGATAATAACAAAAATTCTCCGGTGCCGGGACAGTCACGTGATATCCCGTACAAGCAAGTAATATCCGTGCAAGGTGCCTCCCTGTGATGAGACTAATAATGTTTGGTTCGCGGGAGGCtgatttgggacgagtctcGGTGAAGCTTCGATGAAGCCTCGGTGAAAGACGCATTGAGAAAGGCTACTTATTTatggtttgaagctgaattttcatcgatacatcggtcaacttcgacgtctatCACCGCCTCATCGgaagacgccttggcgtccactCTTCGTTCACAAGTGGCATCATGTGAGAACGACGACTgcgtgcacgccaagcgcaacgataaggtcgtcccgcagaacagtcgtcgtcgaaagacacggaaggcgtcgcagAGTTTTGTTAGTCTGCAATAAAGTAACAAACGACGACCGTACGGTCGTTTTGTCTATGACTTTTGCAaatgatcgagctctcgaccaatcaaAAGACGATTAAATGTAACGCAGGTCGAAAAAAGTTGGGGTAGGATGTGGTATGAGGTACGGGTTACTAAATAAATGTGACTTCGTCACTGGCGTCCCTCGTCCCAAATTTAAAAGGTATAGCTATAGATACACCGTAAAAACAATAATGTAAAAACCATTTTACTAATAAATTTCTACCTTCGAATAAGGTACGAATggaaggtacgaaggtatccaTGCTAAATTATTTTCCAAGCTACGAGAACTGCGTTTCGCCAGAAACGGGCTCCAGCAAAACTAAAATGACGCGATTTCGGCCGATTGGGCTGGCTTGACTCACAAAAACAACCAAAAATAAACTGCGTCTCATATCTCACGACCACGCCCCACGCCCATCACACGTCGACGGTGGTCacggcgcgccgttcgcgggtCGACTTGCGAACCGGAACGATGTCGGTGACACCGGGAGGGGCCTGAGCCTCCAACCGGGGCGCAatcctgcgcggcgcgaacagcgccgccgcctccatctgCTCCCCCGGCTGGCGCTTGCGAGCAAGGGTCAACAGCTGCGAAACAACCCAAGGTGCACGGGCGGGCCACTACTGGCGAAGATAGCGAGTATCTCAAGAAGACCTTGGTGAGAGACTCGTTCGTTATGTCATGTGGAGTCGTGCAGAGCAGAGAAAAAATGTCGCTCTGTGTCAAGAACACCGAGTTATGGGCGCTCAAGGTGTCTCTAGCTAGATTTGACCACCTTCGCAGTGCCCGGGGCAGTTGAAGACTTTTTGCTACTACTGAAgactactactactactactactaccaCTGCTACTACTACTGCATGGGAGGATTAACTCAAGAATGACGAGTTATCCGAAAATTTTCGTTTTGATCGATTTTCACTTTCAAAACGCTATTTTCCCCTtcaaccgcgcggcgccgtacggcatgacgagcgcggttcCGAGGGAGCAAAgccgaacgagcgcgaggagcgcggagcGTCCCCTCGCTCTCGACCCTCGCCCGCACTCCTCCGctgccgcgcgagcgagtctGAGGTTTCTGgtgcgctccgcgacggagcgaaGGACCTCGCGAGGCGAAATTTCCTTTCAACTCCCTTTCAAACGCTACCCAATCAAAAATTTCGGGAGCAACCGGGCGGACAAATCTGTAAATTTTCCCCTCCGGGGTGTTCACAGCtgcctgaaatccagaataccttggtaccttcgtaccttcgaaggtataaTACCTTCGGAGGTAACTTTTATTACAAATGTAAACAACGCTATATATGAAAACGATTGAAAAACCATTGAACGAACGTTCTTTCGAGTCGCGCACCTCTGAACTGGTCCATCAACCAGAGCCACCACCTTCGATGACTGCACGGATCTGAGCACGATTGACTCGCCAGTACCTTCGGAGGTATTTGTTGTATTTACTTTGGCGGGGCACCCGAATCGGTTCGAtgcgcggacatcgcggacTTGCTGTGGCAAAGAATATTCTCAACCTTGACCTCAGGCGCTTGATATTGGAACACGCCCGTGTGCATGAAAGTGACCTGTCCCTGATGAGTTTCAAAAGGAGCTGGAAAAGTCGGTCTCTTTCTTTCATCCACAACTGTCGACTGCTCGAGCATTCTGTTGGACGCCATATTCAGAACTTATACGACGCTGCGTTGTCTCATGTTTTTCGgaacggcgcgagcctcgaaGAACGCGTCGCTGGCTTGTTCGCAATCTATTTTGTTTACTTCACACAGCACACGACCCCTCGAGTCCGTATACAATTGTCGAGAACACACCTCGAGGGACTATCTTCATTCATCGGGCATTTGAAGAAACTATCGCGGGCTGAGGATGCGATATTTGTTGTGAAACTATTGAGCCAAGAAGATGCATTTACGTTTGGAATGTTGATGCGCAAAGAAATTAATTTGGTTTCCTTCAAACAACAGGATGCGATACTAGAGAGAACGCGCAAGCAAAATATTAGTTATCGCAAGGACAAAGTAAGCCGAGTACATAAGGTTGCTTCACACATCATTGTGAATGGTTTGTCAACTGGTAGCTCACGAGTAAAAAATGCCTCGCGTATAGGTTTGGACAGACTGCGCAATACTCGTATCCCGAACACATTTCCTCACATTTGCAAGGCTTCTGAAGCCTATTTAGAAATCTGGCGATCGTTAAAAGATGCGAATTTGAAACATTTACAAGCAGATCTTGAATCCTCGGATCGCACAAAAGGAGTGCATGAGGTTATTGCTAGACAGCTTCTCAAAAATGATGAAAAGCTCCTGTTCTTGCTAAAGTAGGAAACTTTTCTCCATGCAAGGCAGACAGAAGCCAGCCGCACGTAAATTCGCTGCCAAATAGTTGGGATGCTCACTGCATGAATAAATATGTAAGAAAGTGAGCTCTTAAAATAGATAGCATTTGGATGACAGAACGGTTCTGCCGCCATTGATGGCGTTTGTGGCTCATATCTACACTGCTCTGGTAACTTTGACGAGTTTTAGGAACCATACGAACATAAAATAGGAGCACAGCGATATTTACGATGGACTCATTGTATGCATCGATTCCCTGGCTACCAATATTCTATATGGCTACATATTGGACACGTATTTCGTTTCTCTGCCACATCAAACTAATCCGCACACACACTTTTCACAGTTGTCGAAAATTGCACCACAAACACATTTGCAGTCTGTCGTGTCTTCATTTCCTGGTGATTGGCGCACGAGCGGC contains the following coding sequences:
- a CDS encoding predicted protein, giving the protein MKKFTAITGKGGEVSQNQFSPKSPFTKNLYLTPHKLKASHSRRLSVCREDDIQYLTHKCVYEAHVYEVASPLYPRTCGPEPDSDSLCHECHGPPKPNRIPSGWHNIIFWISGSCMWTPRRYYYYCYYYYYYYYYYYYYRMGGLTQE
- the EIF5A gene encoding eukaryotic translation initiation factor 5A (expressed): MSDDEDVEQFETADSGASTTIPMQAGNVRKGGFMVIKGRPTKVIDVTTSKTGKHGHAKCHFTATDIFTGKKMEELVPSSHNLEVPIVSREDYTLVDLNDEGFLGLMDDSGNVREDLKLPSGHDDAEALARQIQAQWDEGKELVLTVLKSMGEEQVNATKEAPKQD
- the GLP1 gene encoding hypothetical protein (green lineage poorly conserved protein of unknown function), whose translation is MRGHRGLAVAKNILNLDLRRLILEHARVHESDLSLMSFKRSWKSRSLSFIHNCRLLEHSVGRHIQNLYDAALSHVFRNGASLEERVAGLFAIYFVYFTQHTTPRVRIQLSRTHLEGLSSFIGHLKKLSRAEDAIFVVKLLSQEDAFTFGMLMRKEINLVSFKQQDAILERTRKQNISYRKDKVSRVHKVASHIIVNGLSTGSSRVKNASRIGLDRLRNTRIPNTFPHICKASEAYLEIWRSLKDANLKHLQADLESSDRTKGVHEVIARQLLKNDEKLLFLLK